The Tropicibacter oceani DNA segment GCAGGTCCAGCACGTCCATGCCCAGCCGCTGGCGGCTGTCCTCGACCGATTTCAGGATCGTCTGCCGCGATGCGCCGCCCGCATAGCTGGCCTTGGTCGCGATCAGCACCTGATCGCGTTCGGCACCGGCGAACTGGCCCAACAGGGTTTCCGACGCGCCATCGGTATAGGCATGCGCCGTGTCGAAAAAGCGGATGCCCGCCGCGCGGCAGGCGTCGTACATGGCGCGGCTTTGCGTCTGGTCAGCCTTGCCGCCGAACTGCATGGCGCCAAAGGCGAAGGGGCGCGGGACGGTGCCCGAAAGCGTTGTCATCTGTGTCATGTCCCGCAGCCTTGCACGGCGTTCGACACTTTGGAAGGGGTAGACAGGGGCAGGCGCAGTTGGCAGCATCGCGCGATGCGCCTGATCCCCTGCCTGTCCCTGATGTTTGCCCTGATTGCGCCGCTTGCCGGCGCTGCGGGAGAGGATTGCACCGAGGACGCGATGATCGTCTTTGACGGATCAGGCTCGATGGCGGAAATGGGGTTCAACAACATAGGCGAGCCCCGGATATTCGAGGCCCGCCGCGCGATCCGCGATGCGGTGCCGGGCATTGCCGCGCTGCGCCGCCTTGGGCTGGTGGTCTACGGTCCCGGCCCGCGCGAGGCCTGCCAGAACATCGACCTGCGCTTTGGTCCGCAATGGGAGGCCGCGCCGCTGATTGTGGGTGCGGTCGAAACGCTGCAACCTTCGGGCGATACCCCCCTGACCGAGGCGGTCAAGGCCGCCGCCGAGGCGCTGGATTATCGCAACAAACCCGGCGCGATCGTGCTGGTGACGGATGGCAAGGAAACCTGCGGCGGCGCGCCCTGCCAACTGGCCGCCGAACTGGTGGCCGATGGCCTTGACCTGACGGTGCATGTGATCGGCTTCAAGGTGCGCGGCGATCATTTCAGCCTGGAAGGGGCGGCGCCGGGCTATAACCCTGA contains these protein-coding regions:
- a CDS encoding vWA domain-containing protein; the encoded protein is MFALIAPLAGAAGEDCTEDAMIVFDGSGSMAEMGFNNIGEPRIFEARRAIRDAVPGIAALRRLGLVVYGPGPREACQNIDLRFGPQWEAAPLIVGAVETLQPSGDTPLTEAVKAAAEALDYRNKPGAIVLVTDGKETCGGAPCQLAAELVADGLDLTVHVIGFKVRGDHFSLEGAAPGYNPETAVASCLADRTGGQYIGAESAQELVAALKVTLGCNVFGALSAPVSPWSKDR